A portion of the Malania oleifera isolate guangnan ecotype guangnan chromosome 3, ASM2987363v1, whole genome shotgun sequence genome contains these proteins:
- the LOC131150315 gene encoding beta-amylase 1, chloroplastic isoform X1, giving the protein MAFSMTHQIGAVSGAPVLAESGNVMGESTATVSASAVWKSPAANLRCRVRSNQGAEMERMSPPVSPCRASSPVMGGIRADLSAACQAFETEEVREHRGVGAAAKGKGVPVFVMMPLDSVTMGNTVNRRKAMNASMQALKSAGVEGVMMDVWWGLVERDAPGEYNWGGYAELLEMARKHGLKVQAVMSFHQCGGNVGDSCTIPLPKWVVEEINRDPDLAYTDQWGRRNYEYVSLGCDSLPVLKGRTPVQCYSDFMRAFRDNFHNLLGDTIVEIQVGMGPAGELRFPSYPEQNGTWKFPGIGAFQCYDKVIKTVSASNFCSSDDAILIKCVFPPLLLHCFRVQHDVMQYMLSSLKAAAEAAGKPEWGSTGPTDAGHYNNWPEDTQFFRKEGGGWNSPYGEFFLTWYSQLLLEHGDRILSSAETIFHSTGVKISVKIAGIHWHYGSRSHPPELTAGYYNTRFRDGYLPIAQMLARHGGIFNFTCIEMRDYEQPQDALCAPEKLVRQVALATGEAQVPLAGENALPRYDDQALEQIIRSSTMNTEDREMCAFTYLRMSPNLFQPDNWRRFVAFVKKMREGKEVERCREQVEREAEHFVHVTQPLVQEAAVALMH; this is encoded by the exons ATGGCATTTAGTATGACACATCAGATCGGGGCCGTCTCGGGGGCGCCGGTACTGGCGGAGTCCGGGAACGTGATGGGGGAATCGACGGCGACGGTGAGTGCATCGGCGGTGTGGAAGTCGCCGGCGGCGAATTTGAGGTGTCGGGTTCGGAGCAACCAGGGGGCGGAAATGGAGAGGATGTCGCCGCCGGTGAGTCCGTGCAGGGCATCGTCGCCGGTGATGGGGGGTATCCGGGCGGATCTGTCGGCGGCGTGCCAGGCTTTCGAGACGGAGGAGGTGAGGGAGCACCGGGGGGTGGGTGCGGCGGCGAAGGGGAAGGGGGTGCCGGTATTCGTGATGATGCCGCTGGACAGCGTCACGATGGGGAACACGGTGAACAGAAGGAAGGCGATGAACGCGAGTATGCAGGCTCTGAAGAGCGCGGGAGTGGAGGGGGTGATGATGGACGTGTGGTGGGGATTGGTGGAGAGAGATGCGCCGGGGGAGTACAACTGGGGAGGCTACGCGGAGCTGCTGGAGATGGCGAGGAAGCACGGCCTCAAAGTTCAGGCGGTCATGTCCTTCCACCAGTGCGGCGGCAATGTCGGGGACTCTTGCAC GATTCCTTTACCAAAGTGGGTTGTGGAAGAGATCAACAGAGACCCAGACCTCGCATACACAGATCAATGGGGGAGGAGGAATTACGAATATGTATCCCTGGGTTGCGATTCTCTTCCTGTCCTCAAGGGCCGGACCCCCGTCCAGTGCTATTCAGATTTCATGCGGGCCTTCAGAGACAATTTCCACAATCTTCTTGGTGACACCATCGTG GAAATTCAAGTCGGAATGGGTCCTGCAGGCGAGCTTCGGTTCCCTTCATACCCAGAGCAGAACGGCACATGGAAATTCCCTGGAATTGGGGCCTTCCAATGCTATGACAAGGTAATTAAAACTGTTTCTGCGTCTAATTTTTGTTCTTCAGATGATGCTATTTTGATCAAGTGTGTGTTTCCTCCTCTGCTCTTACATTGTTTTCGTGTTCAACATGATGTGATGCAGTACATGCTCAGTAGTTTGAAAGCTGCAGCTGAAGCTGCTGGTAAGCCAGAGTGGGGTAGCACCGGCCCCACAGACGCTGGACATTACAATAACTGGCCAGAAGACACCCAGTTCTTCCGCAAGGAAGGTGGGGGATGGAATAGTCCTTATGGCGAATTCTTCCTCACCTGGTATTCGCAGCTGCTCTTGGAGCATGGTGACAGAATACTGTCGTCAGCAGAGACCATCTTCCACAGCACGGGGGTGAAGATTTCGGTTAAGATCGCAGGCATTCACTGGCACTATGGATCCCGGTCTCACCCACCGGAGCTCACTGCCGGATATTACAACACTCGTTTCAGAGATGGGTACCTGCCGATAGCGCAAATGCTGGCACGCCACGGAGGTATATTTAACTTTACTTGTATAGAGATGCGGGATTATGAGCAGCCGCAAGATGCCCTTTGTGCGCCGGAGAAGCTTGTGAGGCAGGTGGCTCTGGCAACTGGAGAAGCACAGGTCCCCCTGGCAGGGGAAAATGCATTGCCTCGGTATGATGATCAAGCACTTGAGCAGATCATACGATCCTCCACAATGAACACGGAAGACAGGGAGATGTGTGCATTCACATACCTGAGGATGAGCCCGAACCTGTTCCAGCCGGACAACTGGAGGCGTTTTGTGGCGTTTGTGAAGAAGATGAGGGAAGGGAAGGAGGTGGAGAGGTGTAGGGAGCAGGTGGAGCGGGAGGCTGAGCACTTTGTGCACGTTACTCAGCCCTTGGTGCAGGAAGCTGCGGTTGCTCTCATGCACTGA
- the LOC131150315 gene encoding beta-amylase 1, chloroplastic isoform X2 — translation MAFSMTHQIGAVSGAPVLAESGNVMGESTATVSASAVWKSPAANLRCRVRSNQGAEMERMSPPVSPCRASSPVMGGIRADLSAACQAFETEEVREHRGVGAAAKGKGVPVFVMMPLDSVTMGNTVNRRKAMNASMQALKSAGVEGVMMDVWWGLVERDAPGEYNWGGYAELLEMARKHGLKVQAVMSFHQCGGNVGDSCTIPLPKWVVEEINRDPDLAYTDQWGRRNYEYVSLGCDSLPVLKGRTPVQCYSDFMRAFRDNFHNLLGDTIVEIQVGMGPAGELRFPSYPEQNGTWKFPGIGAFQCYDKYMLSSLKAAAEAAGKPEWGSTGPTDAGHYNNWPEDTQFFRKEGGGWNSPYGEFFLTWYSQLLLEHGDRILSSAETIFHSTGVKISVKIAGIHWHYGSRSHPPELTAGYYNTRFRDGYLPIAQMLARHGGIFNFTCIEMRDYEQPQDALCAPEKLVRQVALATGEAQVPLAGENALPRYDDQALEQIIRSSTMNTEDREMCAFTYLRMSPNLFQPDNWRRFVAFVKKMREGKEVERCREQVEREAEHFVHVTQPLVQEAAVALMH, via the exons ATGGCATTTAGTATGACACATCAGATCGGGGCCGTCTCGGGGGCGCCGGTACTGGCGGAGTCCGGGAACGTGATGGGGGAATCGACGGCGACGGTGAGTGCATCGGCGGTGTGGAAGTCGCCGGCGGCGAATTTGAGGTGTCGGGTTCGGAGCAACCAGGGGGCGGAAATGGAGAGGATGTCGCCGCCGGTGAGTCCGTGCAGGGCATCGTCGCCGGTGATGGGGGGTATCCGGGCGGATCTGTCGGCGGCGTGCCAGGCTTTCGAGACGGAGGAGGTGAGGGAGCACCGGGGGGTGGGTGCGGCGGCGAAGGGGAAGGGGGTGCCGGTATTCGTGATGATGCCGCTGGACAGCGTCACGATGGGGAACACGGTGAACAGAAGGAAGGCGATGAACGCGAGTATGCAGGCTCTGAAGAGCGCGGGAGTGGAGGGGGTGATGATGGACGTGTGGTGGGGATTGGTGGAGAGAGATGCGCCGGGGGAGTACAACTGGGGAGGCTACGCGGAGCTGCTGGAGATGGCGAGGAAGCACGGCCTCAAAGTTCAGGCGGTCATGTCCTTCCACCAGTGCGGCGGCAATGTCGGGGACTCTTGCAC GATTCCTTTACCAAAGTGGGTTGTGGAAGAGATCAACAGAGACCCAGACCTCGCATACACAGATCAATGGGGGAGGAGGAATTACGAATATGTATCCCTGGGTTGCGATTCTCTTCCTGTCCTCAAGGGCCGGACCCCCGTCCAGTGCTATTCAGATTTCATGCGGGCCTTCAGAGACAATTTCCACAATCTTCTTGGTGACACCATCGTG GAAATTCAAGTCGGAATGGGTCCTGCAGGCGAGCTTCGGTTCCCTTCATACCCAGAGCAGAACGGCACATGGAAATTCCCTGGAATTGGGGCCTTCCAATGCTATGACAAG TACATGCTCAGTAGTTTGAAAGCTGCAGCTGAAGCTGCTGGTAAGCCAGAGTGGGGTAGCACCGGCCCCACAGACGCTGGACATTACAATAACTGGCCAGAAGACACCCAGTTCTTCCGCAAGGAAGGTGGGGGATGGAATAGTCCTTATGGCGAATTCTTCCTCACCTGGTATTCGCAGCTGCTCTTGGAGCATGGTGACAGAATACTGTCGTCAGCAGAGACCATCTTCCACAGCACGGGGGTGAAGATTTCGGTTAAGATCGCAGGCATTCACTGGCACTATGGATCCCGGTCTCACCCACCGGAGCTCACTGCCGGATATTACAACACTCGTTTCAGAGATGGGTACCTGCCGATAGCGCAAATGCTGGCACGCCACGGAGGTATATTTAACTTTACTTGTATAGAGATGCGGGATTATGAGCAGCCGCAAGATGCCCTTTGTGCGCCGGAGAAGCTTGTGAGGCAGGTGGCTCTGGCAACTGGAGAAGCACAGGTCCCCCTGGCAGGGGAAAATGCATTGCCTCGGTATGATGATCAAGCACTTGAGCAGATCATACGATCCTCCACAATGAACACGGAAGACAGGGAGATGTGTGCATTCACATACCTGAGGATGAGCCCGAACCTGTTCCAGCCGGACAACTGGAGGCGTTTTGTGGCGTTTGTGAAGAAGATGAGGGAAGGGAAGGAGGTGGAGAGGTGTAGGGAGCAGGTGGAGCGGGAGGCTGAGCACTTTGTGCACGTTACTCAGCCCTTGGTGCAGGAAGCTGCGGTTGCTCTCATGCACTGA